The Siniperca chuatsi isolate FFG_IHB_CAS linkage group LG17, ASM2008510v1, whole genome shotgun sequence genomic sequence TTTAGAATTCTGcacaataaaacactgtggtTTAGCATAAATGGACTAAAGATGGCTGTGTCATTGCACCAACTGGCCCTGCTTGCTTTACATGTGGACAATCCAGATCCTAATCCTCCATGGATTAGCGAGGAAGAGAGATCCTGCAGGAGATTAGCCAGGCAATAGTTTACTGTCGAGAGTCTAGTCAGGCTGAGAAGTCTGCCCACCAAACTGTTTGGCTGAAGAGATTTGAAGAGTGTGTTGCATCAAAGATGTACAGATAAACATACACTTGATGATAAAAGTCACACCTGTTGagtctgtttgtatgtgtgttgatATTTGCAACAAAGTACCTGTGGAAAGATTTCTCAGTGGAAAATACGGTTTAAATGGCTTGGAGAAAGCTGATGTATTTCAGAATAAAGTGTGACATTTTTGGTCCAAAGAGCAAAAATGGGCAAAATGGTAGATACACAGTAATTAGGAGAGAAGAGTAATAAGCTGCTGTTGAATGACATTTAAGATCAGTGGTACCCATTCCAGCCTATTTACAGTGAAATTACTATAATTCTCCTTGAAGTGCACATTCTAGGACACAACAGCAAAACGTTTATTATCATATAAGCCAATTACATTAGTTGTCTTCTCTGTTTTCCCTGACCCTTTCATTTTCCACCATCTCAACAGCTGGCCCGAAGGGGAATGAAGACCAGAAGAGGTTGACCGTCCACTACACGACCTCTCAGCACTACCAGGAGAATGTTTTCATTGAGGGCAGCAGGCCACAGTACCTGGAGGACCTGCACACTGAGGCCCAGGAAGGGCTCAAGATACTACAGCAGGAAGGTCAGACACATCActataaatatgaaaacatattaGGTACTActtgcatgtatgtatgtttggcatgtatttgtgttttacaataaatgtaaaccCACCTAAATAAAGCTTACCCACAACATTTAATGACACATTGTAGTATAGTACATTATTGTAAGTACTATATGACTTATTAAAGGCATAAGAGTGTATGGGGGGTGGCTTaaagtttacccacctttttatCTATGATTGCATCACTGATTATAGATACTGCATATACATGATTATGTATGGAGTTTGACTGTATTCAGATTATGTGCCTGATCCTTGTCTCTCTGGTTCACACAGAACACATGAATGGAATGAACTTTCCTGACGCTGAGAGCATTGCTGTAAGTGCCCCAAAAGCTCTGTGGATAACGTCATGTAATATTTCCGTCACTTCCTACACACAAAGAATGCCACCTAACTAAATACtgccatgtgtgtgtatatcccTTGCAGTCCACAGACACTCTGCGTCCGGAGCAGGATATCAGCTCCAAGGACGGAGGTGGCTCTCCGGAGTCGAGATCCACCACCGGGAGTACTGATACCACACTAACCTCTGCTGTGTCGACTAGGCCTGTGCTCACCCACCAAGGTAAACGACAgccctgtttgtttgtgtgtgtgtgtgtgtttagagagAGATTTGGAAAGGAAGCATCCATATCTTGTTCATCTTTGGGAAATAGGAGCTAATCATAGTGCTTGTGTCTGTGAAAGCAGTTTGAGCTTTGATCCTAGGTTTACTGCTTTATGATGAATCATAGGCGTGCAGTTATTTAGCATGCCCGTCTCATTCCCAGCTGCTTGGTGCCTCTGCAGTTATGGTGTGAAGTCAAAGGAAAAGGaacttgacacacacacacagcttttttcagttatttaaagTTCTAAGcatctgaagacatcactgCGGCTGCCTCTGCATAGCACAGCTGGAAGGCAAAGTATGCcgttctgtgtgcatgtgtgtgtctgtgtgtgcacaaagAAAGTGTGATTGATATTCTGATCCATATTTCAAACATTCTTTTAATCCTCTTGAAAAGCCAGTTTCCCAATATACTTTACTGGGTTTCAGTGCACTGCTCCCATTATTTCACCAGTTTCTTTTCGTGTGCCAAATACAggaataaatataatataataaattgcATAAATACCCCTCAAATTCAGTTACTGTAATAGGACAGTTTTTCCCTGTCTCTCAGGTTCAACATTTAAGCCTCTGAATCCAGTAAAAAGATTAGAtaagagcaggaagaggagcaggaggaccACTATCATGGGTATTCCAAACCAGGTCCAGAAAGAGCTCGGTATGTCCACACCATCATCCTTGCTAAATCAGTACACATCATGTATCCTTGGTGGTAAACATGTTTTGACAGGGATCTTCCCTCTTCCCAGCATTGCACAGAAGCTCAACCTTCCAGCAGATTGTTTCTACCCAGCCCCTTAATCATGACGGACAGGTCAGAAACAACCAATCAGGTGTTGTTATCATTCCTACGGTTGATGGAGGGACTCCAGTAGCGAATAAGGAGGGAGCAAGGGTGCACCTTTCAGAGCTGGAGGTAAAGGGTTCTCCAGAAAGAATTCAGAATAGTTTTAACATACATTacaggttttgtgtttttttaatgacttaAGAATGGTCCTCTCTCCAACCCTAAGCAGGCATCCAGAGATGAGCAGCTGCTGAGGAAGCACCTCCAGGCAATGTACCAAGACGAGCAGCCCTTCAACCACCAGGGCTTTGGCTCCTATCTCTGCCCCAGCTCAACCCTGAGACCCAAGTCCCTTGCAGTACCTGGCATGaccacttcctcctccttctctccttcaaCAATATTTAGCTTCCTCCAGGAACCCCAGGTAAGAGTGAAATCAGTTAGTTAAGGATATGGCTTTAAAATTCAAGTTAGTTTTCTGAAACTTCAGTCTTTATCTTTCCTGATTCTGTCTTGACCATTTGTGACTTTTCCCCCCTAGGGCCCAGTGATGTCCATATCTCCTCAGGCCACTTACTTGTCTACAATCATCCCTAATGCAGTCTTGCCGGCCTCGATTGAAGTCATAGAGATCGACCGCAGCAGCAGCCGGACACGTGGCAGTAGTGTAAACCATGGCAGTGTCCGTACTGTAAGCAAAAGCAGCCTGGCTTCCGGGGACTCATCAGTCAGCCCTTTGTTGTCCAGAAGATCAGATGGTGATGGTTCCCAGACTGACAATTTCCACAACAACTCCACACTGATGCCCACATCGGCTTCGGGGTCGAACTGGAGCGAGTCACAGTCTTCAAAGACTATTATTTCAAACTCCTCCCCTGTATCTTCTAAGGGTAGCACACGTAGTGGTAACTCACAAAGAGTGCGTCTAAATGGGCAGGAAAGCCAGACAAAGAAGTCTACTGGGGACCAAGACCTTCTCAGTCTCCGTAGCTCAGTTAGCATGATTAGCAGCCCCAGcagtaaaagtgaaaatgttacaGGTCAAGGATCTGAGACTGGAGTTTCAGGGTCAGTGGCTGCTGTGGAGGATGCAAAGACCAAGCAGAATTTCACTCGTAGTCTATCGGTTATGAAGACCAAGCAACCCCCTGCACCTCCACGGAGAACAAACTCTCTGCATTGTAATAAGATCAGGAGCAACTCCAGGGTTCCGGTGGATAGCAAAGAGCTCAATGACTCTGTGTCTGGAGAGGTGGCAAATCCCACAGAAAATATTATAGTTAAGGatgagataaaatcatttactGCAGATACCAGTAAGATCCCCACCCCTGTATCAAACTCCAGCTCTCTAGATGCTTCCTCCAGTCCGTTGAGCCCCATACAGGCCTCTTCCAATGAGGCAGGAGGAGCAACAGAGCTTCAGCCAGAACCCATCAGCACTTCCCCACAGAAAACTCCTTCAGAAGGTGGGAAATTTGAACGGACCATGTCCCCTTCCAGTGGCTACTCCAGTCAGAGTGGCACCCCGACACTTTCTCCAAAAGGGATATCCCCTACCTCCCCTGACAAACAGATGAAGAAACCGGTCAAACCAGAGAGATCAGTGTCTCGGGCCTCATCCTCAGCagcttctccttcctcctctcttacCTCTCTATCATCCGGTACATCTGAGCCTGTCAATCCAGATGTTTCCATATGTACTCCCAGTCCACGTCCACAGGGATCTCCACCCGCTGTTGCTGCAAAAGAACTCACTCCGAATAACAGTTCTCCGACTTTGAGAGTTGAAATTAGAGAACTGTTGAACATCCCACCACCTCCCAAAGTCAAAGCACcatgttctcctcctccagagaCATGGGTTCACAACAGATGCACCTTTGAGCTCCTGTGTGGGCCTTGCCCTAATTTCAGCAAAGTAACCCAGAAACCAGCACAGATACAGGACAGCACAGTTAAACAAGCAGGAACCCAGACAGAAGCTTTAg encodes the following:
- the kiaa1522 gene encoding uncharacterized protein KIAA1522 homolog isoform X3 — encoded protein: MGNSVQKKKKGQTEKNFSASPSLSPKWEKPKGFWLFGRQDKLKTAGPKGNEDQKRLTVHYTTSQHYQENVFIEGSRPQYLEDLHTEAQEGLKILQQEEHMNGMNFPDAESIASTDTLRPEQDISSKDGGGSPESRSTTGSTDTTLTSAVSTRPVLTHQGSTFKPLNPVKRLDKSRKRSRRTTIMGIPNQVQKELALHRSSTFQQIVSTQPLNHDGQVRNNQSGVVIIPTVDGGTPVANKEGARVHLSELEQASRDEQLLRKHLQAMYQDEQPFNHQGFGSYLCPSSTLRPKSLAVPGMTTSSSFSPSTIFSFLQEPQGPVMSISPQATYLSTIIPNAVLPASIEVIEIDRSSSRTRGSSVNHGSVRTVSKSSLASGDSSVSPLLSRRSDGDGSQTDNFHNNSTLMPTSASGSNWSESQSSKTIISNSSPVSSKGSTRSGNSQRVRLNGQESQTKKSTGDQDLLSLRSSVSMISSPSSKSENVTGQGSETGVSGSVAAVEDAKTKQNFTRSLSVMKTKQPPAPPRRTNSLHCNKIRSNSRVPVDSKELNDSVSGEVANPTENIIVKDEIKSFTADTSKIPTPVSNSSSLDASSSPLSPIQASSNEAGGATELQPEPISTSPQKTPSEGGKFERTMSPSSGYSSQSGTPTLSPKGISPTSPDKQMKKPVKPERSVSRASSSAASPSSSLTSLSSGTSEPVNPDVSICTPSPRPQGSPPAVAAKELTPNNSSPTLRVEIRELLNIPPPPKVKAPCSPPPETWVHNRCTFELLCGPCPNFSKVTQKPAQIQDSTVKQAGTQTEALVEKHLTIDTSVLELSESKAKPETLLATGPEGVQKELENRECSGTNQEGMEASADVQIQEQSSSPVVKAPESQETTQKKDPPPVMKKPMTPLHREELVSTELSVDRQQKKMSSSATTEVNLPVKNHTTFSQNGVIVFVDKSENDMVKSKVTSMQTLSVEVPKISKGSPPPTPPPAYHPTPPLSRKTPPSSVSMPPDELQRVQEEIHVVESCWPPPPPPMEGDSVFDGGDEVDFPPPPPPFVTDSVPNVMDSCITELDVSKRPTEEVGETIEDSSESGTIKQGEIPDLPPAVPQTVTDTNPEVVMQVSKANICDEISCRPVQHFLPVSDNVPPPPVEAPPLPPITRAENPVSVSALVPPSSFLKQDSLKIEDQSSFESPVTAQPPITVPVAPPLPAENLTHGVNFRRQPSVANRDARSKELLSRHKSAPIPKEDANIPLVTPSLLQMVRLRSVNMTEDQVKVPSEDKSTNQGAAVQEICPVSIPGPQNIPQKPIRKSLSLKSPPQTVKTSSVTLNTPSMRLQEAIRMKTAAMSSRDGLPSRLGVRSSTYSCVSEQGALSLKSPEGCDMHKSPASTASFIFSRSAKKVVIETAAASSPEAQASLKQSLATELMKVSDHSKAAAFTNGAVKSDKVPPPVAKKPVHGSISPTQNLPACSAKMDFSVEGNRTIGIQHMSGITPPETTTTRVTADTIETLF
- the kiaa1522 gene encoding uncharacterized protein KIAA1522 homolog isoform X4, which translates into the protein MVVYLRKSIHSLLSVFKKKAGPKGNEDQKRLTVHYTTSQHYQENVFIEGSRPQYLEDLHTEAQEGLKILQQEEHMNGMNFPDAESIASTDTLRPEQDISSKDGGGSPESRSTTGSTDTTLTSAVSTRPVLTHQGSTFKPLNPVKRLDKSRKRSRRTTIMGIPNQVQKELALHRSSTFQQIVSTQPLNHDGQVRNNQSGVVIIPTVDGGTPVANKEGARVHLSELEQASRDEQLLRKHLQAMYQDEQPFNHQGFGSYLCPSSTLRPKSLAVPGMTTSSSFSPSTIFSFLQEPQGPVMSISPQATYLSTIIPNAVLPASIEVIEIDRSSSRTRGSSVNHGSVRTVSKSSLASGDSSVSPLLSRRSDGDGSQTDNFHNNSTLMPTSASGSNWSESQSSKTIISNSSPVSSKGSTRSGNSQRVRLNGQESQTKKSTGDQDLLSLRSSVSMISSPSSKSENVTGQGSETGVSGSVAAVEDAKTKQNFTRSLSVMKTKQPPAPPRRTNSLHCNKIRSNSRVPVDSKELNDSVSGEVANPTENIIVKDEIKSFTADTSKIPTPVSNSSSLDASSSPLSPIQASSNEAGGATELQPEPISTSPQKTPSEGGKFERTMSPSSGYSSQSGTPTLSPKGISPTSPDKQMKKPVKPERSVSRASSSAASPSSSLTSLSSGTSEPVNPDVSICTPSPRPQGSPPAVAAKELTPNNSSPTLRVEIRELLNIPPPPKVKAPCSPPPETWVHNRCTFELLCGPCPNFSKVTQKPAQIQDSTVKQAGTQTEALVEKHLTIDTSVLELSESKAKPETLLATGPEGVQKELENRECSGTNQEGMEASADVQIQEQSSSPVVKAPESQETTQKKDPPPVMKKPMTPLHREELVSTELSVDRQQKKMSSSATTEVNLPVKNHTTFSQNGVIVFVDKSENDMVKSKVTSMQTLSVEVPKISKGSPPPTPPPAYHPTPPLSRKTPPSSVSMPPDELQRVQEEIHVVESCWPPPPPPMEGDSVFDGGDEVDFPPPPPPFVTDSVPNVMDSCITELDVSKRPTEEVGETIEDSSESGTIKQGEIPDLPPAVPQTVTDTNPEVVMQVSKANICDEISCRPVQHFLPVSDNVPPPPVEAPPLPPITRAENPVSVSALVPPSSFLKQDSLKIEDQSSFESPVTAQPPITVPVAPPLPAENLTHGVNFRRQPSVANRDARSKELLSRHKSAPIPKEDANIPLVTPSLLQMVRLRSVNMTEDQVKVPSEDKSTNQGAAVQEICPVSIPGPQNIPQKPIRKSLSLKSPPQTVKTSSVTLNTPSMRLQEAIRMKTAAMSSRDGLPSRLGVRSSTYSCVSEQGALSLKSPEGCDMHKSPASTASFIFSRSAKKVVIETAAASSPEAQASLKQSLATELMKVSDHSKAAAFTNGAVKSDKVPPPVAKKPVHGSISPTQNLPACSAKMDFSVEGNRTIGIQHMSGITPPETTTTRVTADTIETLF